The DNA sequence tTACTTTTCACAGGCATATAACCAAACTTGAAAAACTGGCATATATGAACCATGTATACGCCCCAAAACCTGACCATGCCAGTGTTGACTGCGGTTTGCTAGCCTACAAGGCAATGTACGATTGACGCATACATTGGCCAGGGATGGGAAGGTTTCAGTCCACCAGGATGACAGTCTCGATGCACACCAGCAACCCTTGCTGGTCAATCAGGGTTCTGCAAGTTTGCCTGTTTGGCTGCATATGAAGtgttcctctgactcatgtccaTGTGAGCAGGACTAAACTGTCTGATGATATGTAGTGTTTGCTACATAGGCACACGgaatactgtgtatatatatatatatatatatatatatatatatacatacatacacacacacacacaaactgtgtaTTTGAGTATTCCGCATTAGGGagaacatgcttttttttgtaaaaatttgaACCAGAATCATTTAGAGTTTGAATGCCTTTTAGTATGCATTACATACTGGCTCAACTGAAACTCTTAACtgaaaacctgcaaacacaagGTCATAtcaaaacagattttatttcaaGAAATATCATCTGCACTGTACATCAGCAGCTGTCAGTATGTACACACAACTTTTCTTTCGGCCTCATTgctcaataaataaacaaccttCAAGATATACCCAATTTAACAACAATACACCCCCActcgaaaaaaaagaaaaaagcccaGCAATGCATTGACAAAACATTGAAAGGGATGATTGAAAGGGCGCTTGGGTTTAAGCTTCAGAGGGGGCTTTTTGGCTCATGTTATTACCACTGCATAGTCacatttggttgttttttttttctttttctgtcagcCCAAAATCCCAGTTTGTAGAAACTTCCACCAACTCCACTAGACTTGACAATtctacatacatttttatactaAAAAACACGTACTGTTGCAATTCTGTCGTTCAACAAACATCAGCATTAAGGCATTAGCGGCGATgaatatgaaatgcaaataattacaTCAGCGATCCGTTTCCCCAACTTTTGTTTCAATGTCCCCTTGCTTTGAATGGAATTGCACTTTCTTTTACTTTGTGATCACATTTTGTCATCAACTACTTATTTCACACATTGCGTTTTTATACTGATGTTGAAAACTCGATTATGGGTCATAACTTTATAGAAAGAATGTGAACATgaggaaatgtaatttttatgtGAAGAACATGACAAaactctccgggaccagggttcTAGACCCTCCCCTGAGGCACATATCAACCACTTAATTTCCTCCAGCACTTGATATTTTGATCAGATACTACACACGGGACATCTCAGGGTTTACATTTAGTCAAAATGGAGCCATTACTGAATCTTGGTTTTGGAGTTAGCCTTATAAACAGAGTACGTCTAAATTGGCTTCGGTTTAAATGAGCTGCAGCTGTCCTTCTTTCAGTGACCTTCTGTTCAGATTCATATGAGTTTTAGGGGAAGCATGTGTGCTGTGCAAGTCCTCCTGACAAGCAAGGCTTGCTGGTCGATACCATGCAACGTGCAGGCGGCAAAACAATGCAGCCAGTAAACAGCTTGGCAATACACACATCCGGACTGAACTCCTggaattattaatttttattttttattttttttaagagcagctgggtttttttttgaggaTGTCAATGTATGGgtagcaatacatttttaaaaatgtacttttaatatCACTGAAATTTTGTGACCAGATGACAAGACTGTGACCAGACTGCTGTTAAGAACTAACACAACTGTGAGGACCCTAATGCCAAAGTACCTTCCAAGTAACTTTGTGGTTTAATCCACTGCAATTACATTCCTCCATATCCTAGCAAAACTGTGATACCAAAAAACTTGGCATCTAATGCAGATTCCTGAGTCAAACCACTTACCTTTAACCTTAATATAACTaggaaaataatttgtatatataaacattttatatatattttcagttatatatacataattatgCACATATGTACAATGACCTCAAAATTTATCAGTATATCCTTGCCATtttagaaaatgcaaaaaatttcatttttcatgaataaatgaaaaatatttacaattctAACGCCACCAACACTGCATATAGCAACAGCATATTTGACTTGCGTATGTTTCCGAAAATCAAAACACAAACCTTCCCCATTTAGCAGAGAAGGTAAAGCACAGAAACGTATCCAAGAGGGGACTATAATTACAGCAGACGGCAGTCTTACACTGACAAATTCCATAGTCATTGATCTTGATAGATTAGGTGGTAGCTACAAAAAACCAATTTACAAGCTGACCTTAACAGCTTCCACTGTAGTATTCAACACTGATAAGTTTGAGGTTACCAAGTCATAATTTGCCAGGGAAAAGTTGTAAGATAGTGTTATGAAGAAAACAGTTTTGGAAGCAAGCTAAAAACTAACAGCAATTTTCAATATCCTTGACTGGTTGTCAAAATCGTAAGATTCTAAGTCGAATGCAAATTTGTATGTTTCCAACACTcgaaaacatacacacaacaaacacaaaaaaggttCTGAGGCTCAAACAAGAAACTTAAGGCACTTGTAAAGTTCTGCAAGAATGAGTGCCTTCTCAGAATCAATAAAGTCAAACATGGCCACAAAAGacaaaagactgcttattggcgtgaaaacatttgagcaacatttttttttttttaaatgtccaaaataatactattaataaaacattttcctgcTCTATATAGTGTCTTTAATATTAGAATTGCatccatttccatttatttttctgtaaaaaaaaaaaaattgcttcacCGATTGCTTCTTCCGTTATATCATCTTTTTATGAGTTGTGCTGACAAACTTAAAAGCCAAAGTAGATGTGTACGATACTGAGGCATGCACATattgcgtgtgcacgtgtgtaaaGTGGCAcgtgtgtgcaatgtgtgtcCCGTCAGTCATCGATGAAGGTCAGGCGACCCGGTCCTTCGTTTTTCATCCATCGACGGTACCTCTTCCATCTGGGATCCACCGCCATTTTCatcttcatctcctcctcctgctcttctttATACACCTGTCAGCATGCATAGAGCAGTGGTTAAAGCACTGAAGTCCTGTTGTGGGCTTGTAGCTTCAGAAATttaattctcttttttatttttttgagtggaGCTCCTGGAAATCTACTGTTCTGtgagttttcatttcaaccctaatctggcacaccCGATTTTACCCATTAGCAGCTCAACACAATCCCTAGCTGTTGGACGAGGTGCGCTTTCCtagggctggaatgaaaaccaacatGACGGGAGATCTACAAGAACAGGTTTGGGCACCCCTGATGAAGCTCATTAAAATTTCAACTATTTTTGCACAGAAAATGATGCACTCATAAGCAACCTCTGTTGGGAACCTAAtaagcaaaatattaaaaaatcatACTATCCAGAAACATACctcattatgaaaatgtatactAGATCATACAGGTATCAATAATCAACAAAACAAGTTAAGCCTGCATACAGACCTCATAGTTCTCCCTAATCCAAAGCTGCCTCTCCAGGAAGGTCTCCTTTTGGAGATCCTCCAGGCTGTCAAACTGTGCCTGGGACATCTTCATGTTCCTGCGGATGAGGTACAGCTTCTCCTGCTCTCCGTACTCCTCTCTGCAGATTGTGAATCTGTAGATCCAGGAGGCGTACCACACCACATAGGTGCAGAAATAGTACGGGAAGAGGATAATTTTGCACAGCAGGATGTCCAAGACGTTGGGCTTCTGGTAGCCCCCCTTGATGTCAATCTTGTTTTTTATGATATCGCGGAtgatctcctcctcctcttcccggATCTCCTCCTTGGAGCGCCGGTTCTTGCCCTTCTCTTTAGTCCTGTTCAACAGCCCCTGCTGCTTGGCCAGCTCTGTAGCCTGTATGCGGTATTTTGGCACCGTTGACAAGTAGTTGATGGCTTCGTTGTAACTGCTCCACCAGCTATAGTACTGAAAGTGCAGAAGCCAAAAAGAATTAATTCTGGTGATGTTGTTGGGTTATTCACCAATTACTTTGTTCCATCTGTAAATCTAGAAGGAATCTGGAATATTGACTGGTTACATTATCTGAAGCCAGAGTACACAGAACCAGTACAAGAATTGACAGGTGAGAGTTGATACGATACCACACTCTTAGTACAAGCAAATGTTCCACATGAGGctcatttaatttgctttgtcATATAATTATGTGGTCTTCCATtagaactacacacacaaaaacaacacttACCACACAACAGAGCCGTGTGCATTGAATCGAAAATGTGCCTACCTGGAAAACTGATATGGCGCACACAGTCACAAGAATTACTATCCTGACGTCCACTTTGGGTGCCAACCTCCTACTGTAGTAGGCATAGTAGTGGCTATAGTACTCCTCAGGGTGATCCAACATGTAATCGTAATCTTTGCGCGAGTCTTCATCCTATAAAATAGAGTCCAACTCATTTAATCAGTCAGCATTACACGACTAGGAGACAATAACAAGTTTCACACAATACAGCTACGAAACAAGCATTCCTCAGTGAAAGACTTTTCTTGGGTATTTTCAGGTTCCCTCTCCTTTAGAGTTCTTAACCGTGAATCACGTGTTCAATATTGCAAGCTACTTACCAGTATCTAGGTAAGTACGGTCACATtaaatcagtggttctcaaccttggTCCTAGGGGATGCTTagccatttctgacataatgtggcttaagaggctAAATAATTTATCTAGACGTGAAAAGCacctaaatatgaaaatgaacagcttgctaaaattctgggattgcaactgtggttggaacgaaaaccagcgtGCACAGGGGGGCCTAGGACAGGACCGAGGTTCAGAACGACTGCATGAAATGATAACGTTAAACAGGACTGATCTAGCAAGCGGTCATCCATGACATGCACAACTGAAGCTCTTTCGGCTTTATATTTAGTTAATGACTCCGTCCTACAATTCGCTATGCGGGACACAATCGAAATAAGCCCCTACGTTAACATCAAGTAGTCTGTTGCCATTAGCATGTGTCTTCTGAAagttatattgttgttgttgttggattGACATTTCGAGAACAAAACGAGGACTCATATGCTCTATCAACAGCTGTGGCCAAATGCCTCCATTCATGTTGTACGGAAATTCCATTGCCACGTTGGCATACAACCAAACACAAACTTCGCAAAATTTTGCTACATCTAACAGGCTGGCGAAGTACTATACGTTAGGCAAATTACAACGTGACACTTACGAATCGCTATCAACTATAAACCTTAAGATATTTTGGAAGTAATCTAGCAATTATCACTAAATTATTGCTAAATTATtgccagctagctaactggAACAACCAGCTGGTTTGCTAGGCGTAACTGTTGTAAGACAACCAAACTAATtgccacaaacaaaatgtaggctacatatatgtacatttaaCGTAAATAAATACACCAACAAGTCTACACTTACTTTAAGCGTTTCGTAAGCAGTTGCAACAAGCAAAAATTTTTGGTGTGCACTTTCTGGAGTCTCATCAGCTAGTGCTGGATCTCCGACCCGGAATCTATCGGGATGATACTTTCTGGCCAGCTGTCTGTAGGCACGAGCTATCTCAGATTTGGTAGCTTCTCTGGTAACTCCAAGAACATCGTAGCATATCTCCGTCCCGCAGTATAATCCGTTGATGAGAGCGGTTGCGGAAGGGATTAGAAGTGCCAAAAGGAGTAGAATATTTGTCCGTTTCATACACCGAAGAAATTCAATGGGAGCAGCCATGTCAGCAGCACTCGGTCGCTGGACAAAATACGTTCGGCGAAGAGTCCGTGatgggggctgatgggatgTGTAGTCCGTAACTCGTGCGCCGCCAAAGTTACATCGATGGATAGGTAGTGTTACGGGGTTTTTCATAGGCATGTCTGTAGACGCACTATGGGGTTTTTATTCATATGACTCATGGGCCATGTACTTGGCTCTTTTTGGAAGTAGTCTAGAGTAAGGCGGACTAATTCCTGAGATAAATCAATCATGTTTGGGTTTTCTTACGGAAGAGGCAAGAGTGCTGGCTGTCAGATCTTGGGAGGCAGGTTTTTTCCAGTGAGGAGCGTTACCAACATTAAATCAGGCTTAAATGCAGAACGTTTTGcgacactttcatttttgtcacacgACACTTGTGGGAAGGGCCGTGCGACGAAGAATAAATCAGGCTTTACGGAGGACTATTTACCAATATT is a window from the Anguilla anguilla isolate fAngAng1 chromosome 14, fAngAng1.pri, whole genome shotgun sequence genome containing:
- the dnajc25 gene encoding dnaJ homolog subfamily C member 25 produces the protein MAAPIEFLRCMKRTNILLLLALLIPSATALINGLYCGTEICYDVLGVTREATKSEIARAYRQLARKYHPDRFRVGDPALADETPESAHQKFLLVATAYETLKDEDSRKDYDYMLDHPEEYYSHYYAYYSRRLAPKVDVRIVILVTVCAISVFQYYSWWSSYNEAINYLSTVPKYRIQATELAKQQGLLNRTKEKGKNRRSKEEIREEEEEIIRDIIKNKIDIKGGYQKPNVLDILLCKIILFPYYFCTYVVWYASWIYRFTICREEYGEQEKLYLIRRNMKMSQAQFDSLEDLQKETFLERQLWIRENYEVYKEEQEEEMKMKMAVDPRWKRYRRWMKNEGPGRLTFIDD